The genomic interval CTCCGGCCAGCGCGGCCAATGGGATATCGGCCACGAGCGAAGCGACCGGATAGATGATCGCGGCGAGCACGATCGCGTGTGTGAGAGCCGCGAGCCGGGTACGCGCGCCGGCGCGGACGTTGACCGCCGTGCGGGCGATAGCGCCGGTCGCGGGCACGCCACCGAACAGCGGGGCGACGATATTGGCCAGGCCTTGGCCGAACAGTTCCCGATCCGGGTCGTGGCGGGTACCGACGGCCATCGCGTCGGCCGCGGTCGCGGACAGCAGTGATTCGAGCGCTGCCAGGGCGGCCACCGCGAGCGCGGGCGCCACCAGGGCGCCGAGCTGGTCGAGATGTAGGAACTCCAGTGTGGGGGCGGGCAGCCCGGACGGGATCTCGCCGATGCGCGCGAGATCGAGACCGAGAACTCGCGCCAGCACCGTGGCAGCGAGGACGGCGAGCAGCGCGAACGGAAGCTTCGGCAGATATCGGCCACCCGCCAGCAGGACCGCCGCCACGAGGAGAGCTGTCACGAGCGATGTGTGATGCGGATGCGAGAGGTATTGGCGCACCGCGTCATAGGCGACCTGCCACACCTTATCGCCCCGGACATGGGCGATTCCGAGGGCCGCCGGCAGCTGCTGCAGCGCGATGACAACGGCGATACCCGCGGTGAACCCTTCGATCACCGGCGCCGGCACATACCGGACCGCTCGCCCGGCGCCGACGATCGCGAGTAAAACCAGCACTACCCCGGCCAGCAGGCCCACGGCCAGCACCCCGCTACCACCGTGCTGATGAAATATCGGTACCAGCACCACCGTCATCGCGCCGGTCGGGCCCGATACCTGGAACCGGGAACCGCCGAATACGGCGGCGACCGCGCCCGCCACGACCGCGGTCGTCAATCCGGCCGCGGCGCCGAGTCCGGAGCTGATGCCGAAGCCCAGCGCGAGCGGCAACGCGACGAGAGCCACGAGCAACCCGGACAGCAGGTCCGCGCCGGGTGCGCGCGTCGCGGACCGCCAATCCGACCAGCGCGGCAGTAGCGCGCGCACGGTCATCGCGGATCCTCACCGGGCGTGGTCCGGGCAACACCGGCGCGCTCGTTCACGATGTCTTTCTCCTTCATAAACAGGCAAGGTACTTAGTTTAGAAAAATGGCAATCAGATCTCGGGTCTGGATGCGGCCGGTCGAGGACATTGCTCCGGCTAGATGGGCTGTTCGAGAGCCTCTACTCGGTCGGCGGCCACACCGGTGAGGATGGCGCGTGCCGCAGCGAGGAGTTCGGCGACACGCGGCGAAGTGAGTTCGTAGGTCACCGACAAACCTTCGCGTCGGGCGGTCACCAAGCCGGCGCGACGCAGTATCGACAGCTGCTGGGAGAGATTCGCCGGTTCGACACCGACCTCGTCGAGCATCTCCGACACCGCGTACTCGCGCTGGCTGAGTAGTTCGAGCACGCGGATACGCACCGGATGGCCGAGGGTTTTGAAGAAGTCGGCCTTCAGTTGATAGAGCGGCCGTTGCATGCCGGGCATCGCTGCCATCCCCTTCCGCCGGGCGCCGCCGGGAAGGCCACCCACTCATACGTGTTTGCAGAGTTTAGCAAACAGCACAACCACACGGTCCACGCTTCGCCAACGCAAGGAACGCAGACTGTGGTAGCGGTGGAGTCAGGCCAGTACCGACACAGTGTGCCGCGTGATCGCCCGGATCTCCGCGCCGACCAAGGCGAGAGCGGCCACTATCACCACCGTTGTGACCATCGCTGCCACCAGCCCCTCGGCCGCACGCGTCGCCGAAGCCACGTTGTAGGCACCGTGCCAGACCGGGACGATCGCGACACTGCCGCCGCTGCGATTGAACAACCAGGTGGAAAATACCGCCCCACAGAACAATCCGAGCAGCCAGCCGACCAGGGTGGCGTTGCCGAAGTCGCGGAACGATTCGACCACGGCGAACAACGGCAGGTGCCAGACAGCCCAGCCACCGGCCACGATCATGGTCGAGGACAGCGGGCCGAAACGACCCTGAGCCACCGGCAGCGCGAAACCCCGCCAGCCGGTCTCCTCACCGAAACCGTTGACCACCAACACCATCGACACCACACCCAGCACGCCCCAACCCGCGGGCAGACCGCTCATCACAGCCAAGTCCGCTGTCGCGGGCATCGACCCACCCATCGCCACACCGGTGAGCA from Nocardia wallacei carries:
- a CDS encoding SulP family inorganic anion transporter — its product is MTVRALLPRWSDWRSATRAPGADLLSGLLVALVALPLALGFGISSGLGAAAGLTTAVVAGAVAAVFGGSRFQVSGPTGAMTVVLVPIFHQHGGSGVLAVGLLAGVVLVLLAIVGAGRAVRYVPAPVIEGFTAGIAVVIALQQLPAALGIAHVRGDKVWQVAYDAVRQYLSHPHHTSLVTALLVAAVLLAGGRYLPKLPFALLAVLAATVLARVLGLDLARIGEIPSGLPAPTLEFLHLDQLGALVAPALAVAALAALESLLSATAADAMAVGTRHDPDRELFGQGLANIVAPLFGGVPATGAIARTAVNVRAGARTRLAALTHAIVLAAIIYPVASLVADIPLAALAGVLLATTVRMVETASLTAIVRASRGDAAVMAVTFAATVVMDLVAAVAVGVGVAVLLALRSVAKEARLQRIPLGGPVEDSEHVTEERELLHDHIVAYRIDGPVFFAVAHRFLLELAEVSDVQVVILRMSRVTALDATGALVLKDAIGKLEHRHITVLMSGVRGDHVPRLAAVGALPAGGNEHLFEHTPDAIAYARGQLPSHRAEPSG
- a CDS encoding ArsR/SmtB family transcription factor, producing MPGMQRPLYQLKADFFKTLGHPVRIRVLELLSQREYAVSEMLDEVGVEPANLSQQLSILRRAGLVTARREGLSVTYELTSPRVAELLAAARAILTGVAADRVEALEQPI
- a CDS encoding CPBP family intramembrane glutamic endopeptidase, producing MNAAGQLVASARAGVRRRLVCYFALACGLSWLWLVPLMVSGAVVHPGDGRPSHFPALIGPAVAAVVTAAVFDGRAGVGELLRRVIRLRVPLRWWAVALSPVAILAAVLLTGVAMGGSMPATADLAVMSGLPAGWGVLGVVSMVLVVNGFGEETGWRGFALPVAQGRFGPLSSTMIVAGGWAVWHLPLFAVVESFRDFGNATLVGWLLGLFCGAVFSTWLFNRSGGSVAIVPVWHGAYNVASATRAAEGLVAAMVTTVVIVAALALVGAEIRAITRHTVSVLA